A window of Chitinophaga sp. MM2321 contains these coding sequences:
- a CDS encoding arylsulfatase has protein sequence MNYTLKPFYFLVIIWAIIASSCTQKEQPSKPNIIIMYADDLGYGDVGCYGATRVKTPHIDQLASNGLVFTDAHCTAATCTPSRFSMLTGSYAFRNNAAILPGDAPLLIRPGTPTLPGMLQQAGYTTAVIGKWHLGLGDGTIDWNGDISPGPLEIGFDYSFLVPATLDRVPCVFVENRRVFNLDPADPIEVNYDHKIGSEPTGLESPGLLKVRADTQHSNTIINGISRIGYTSGGKSAWWKDEEIATVLVNQTKAFLHENKDNPFFLFLSYTDIHVPREPHPRFKGATTMGRRGDAIAQMDWTTGEVMKMLDKLGLTHNTLVIFTSDNGPVLDDGYEDESAKLVGDHKPAGPFKGGKYSAYEGGTRVPTIVSWPAKIKPGISNSLVNQVDFYASFAALTGQPLNEQEAPDSYNMLPALLGQSLVGRQTMLEESFTLALRNNNWKFIAPQTKGTPAWLKDKDVETGLTTTDQLFELESDKGEVKNVIDKYPEVAEKMKKMLKDIEMRGTRPGYKN, from the coding sequence ATGAATTATACCTTGAAGCCTTTCTATTTTCTGGTAATAATATGGGCAATAATTGCCTCTTCCTGTACACAGAAGGAGCAACCATCCAAACCCAATATTATCATTATGTACGCCGATGATTTAGGATACGGTGATGTAGGATGCTATGGCGCCACGCGTGTAAAAACGCCGCACATCGATCAGCTGGCCAGTAATGGTTTAGTGTTTACAGATGCACATTGTACGGCTGCCACCTGCACGCCCTCCCGGTTTTCAATGCTGACCGGTAGTTACGCCTTCAGGAATAATGCCGCTATACTTCCCGGAGACGCACCTTTGTTAATCAGACCCGGTACGCCTACTTTGCCCGGTATGTTACAGCAAGCGGGATACACCACCGCTGTAATAGGGAAATGGCACCTGGGTTTAGGAGATGGGACTATAGACTGGAACGGTGATATTAGTCCGGGGCCGCTTGAAATCGGCTTCGATTATTCCTTTCTGGTGCCGGCAACATTGGATCGGGTTCCTTGCGTGTTTGTAGAAAACCGCCGGGTTTTTAATCTGGATCCTGCAGATCCTATTGAAGTAAATTATGACCATAAAATTGGAAGTGAACCCACAGGCTTGGAGTCTCCGGGCTTACTGAAAGTAAGGGCAGATACCCAGCATAGCAACACCATCATTAACGGTATTAGTAGGATAGGGTATACGTCAGGTGGTAAATCTGCGTGGTGGAAAGATGAGGAAATCGCAACGGTGCTGGTAAACCAGACGAAAGCATTTCTACATGAAAACAAAGACAACCCTTTTTTCCTTTTTTTATCTTATACGGATATACATGTACCACGTGAACCTCATCCCAGGTTTAAAGGAGCAACTACCATGGGGCGTCGGGGAGATGCCATCGCCCAGATGGACTGGACAACAGGTGAAGTGATGAAGATGCTGGATAAGCTTGGGTTAACCCACAACACCCTGGTTATTTTTACCAGCGATAATGGCCCTGTTTTAGATGATGGGTATGAGGATGAATCGGCGAAGCTGGTAGGGGATCATAAACCTGCGGGGCCGTTTAAAGGAGGTAAATACAGCGCCTATGAAGGAGGGACCCGCGTACCTACTATCGTGTCCTGGCCCGCAAAAATAAAACCAGGCATCAGCAATTCGTTAGTCAACCAGGTTGATTTTTATGCGTCGTTTGCGGCATTGACCGGGCAGCCATTAAATGAACAGGAAGCGCCGGATAGCTATAACATGCTGCCTGCTTTGTTGGGTCAATCGCTGGTCGGGCGGCAAACAATGTTGGAAGAATCTTTTACTTTAGCATTGCGCAATAACAACTGGAAATTTATAGCACCACAAACAAAAGGAACACCTGCATGGCTTAAAGATAAGGATGTTGAAACGGGACTGACAACAACAGATCAATTATTTGAATTGGAAAGTGATAAAGGAGAGGTCAAGAATGTAATAGATAAATATCCGGAGGTGGCAGAAAAAATGAAGAAGATGCTGAAAGATATAGAAATGCGTGGAACGCGGCCCGGATATAAGAATTAA
- a CDS encoding glycoside hydrolase family 27 protein — protein sequence MKRIFAVILLFITSQYTIAQDIHRLSPTPPMGWNSWNWYAKRNINEKVVREVIDILSGKEFRGTGYNYVVVDGGWRDTKLGPNGELLIHAERFPNGIKALADYAHSKGLKFGLHTVPGTHDCGGDAVGGFGNEEVQIKQFIAWGVDFIKLDKCRFTPGWDEDVLKDTYVKWSKILKESKSDIVLSISAYKFRDWSKDISNMVRTTSDISPKVGHGAFFDEIPKEFHPYKSVMGIADENNKLAKFAGNGYWNDPDMLVTGAQGLSHEEQKVHFALWCIMTSPLMIGSDLINMTKEEKSILLNRDAIMIDQDPTEQGTRIKVDGDTEIWAKKLKDGRVAALLINRNKSANKNIQLNFSDLGISGKVKVKDVYEKKKLGTHTTSITKSVKPRSGLFILID from the coding sequence ATGAAGAGAATTTTTGCGGTTATTCTTTTGTTTATAACCAGCCAATACACGATAGCACAGGATATTCACCGCTTATCTCCCACTCCTCCGATGGGATGGAATAGCTGGAACTGGTATGCTAAAAGAAATATCAATGAGAAAGTGGTGAGAGAAGTCATTGATATCCTGTCGGGGAAAGAGTTTCGGGGTACGGGCTACAACTACGTTGTTGTGGACGGTGGTTGGAGAGATACCAAACTGGGTCCCAATGGAGAGCTGCTTATTCACGCCGAAAGATTCCCTAATGGCATAAAAGCATTGGCAGATTATGCACATTCAAAGGGGCTTAAATTTGGCCTGCATACCGTTCCCGGTACGCATGATTGTGGCGGTGATGCAGTGGGTGGATTTGGTAATGAAGAAGTACAGATAAAACAATTTATTGCCTGGGGCGTAGATTTTATCAAGCTAGATAAATGCAGATTTACACCCGGTTGGGATGAAGATGTATTGAAAGATACTTATGTAAAATGGAGTAAAATTCTGAAAGAAAGCAAGTCAGATATTGTATTGAGCATCAGCGCGTACAAATTTCGTGATTGGAGCAAGGACATCTCCAACATGGTGCGTACCACCAGTGATATCAGCCCGAAAGTTGGACATGGCGCCTTTTTCGATGAAATCCCCAAAGAATTTCATCCGTACAAAAGTGTGATGGGTATTGCGGACGAGAATAATAAGCTGGCGAAATTTGCCGGTAACGGATATTGGAATGATCCCGACATGTTGGTGACCGGTGCACAGGGGTTGTCACACGAAGAACAAAAAGTGCATTTCGCACTTTGGTGTATTATGACTTCCCCGCTGATGATTGGAAGTGATCTGATCAATATGACGAAAGAAGAAAAGAGTATTCTGCTTAATAGAGATGCGATTATGATTGATCAGGATCCTACTGAACAGGGAACCCGGATAAAAGTGGATGGCGATACCGAAATATGGGCCAAGAAGTTGAAAGACGGACGAGTGGCTGCCTTGTTAATAAACAGGAATAAATCGGCGAATAAAAACATTCAGTTAAACTTTAGCGACCTCGGTATATCCGGTAAAGTAAAGGTTAAAGATGTATATGAAAAGAAGAAATTAGGCACTCACACTACTTCCATCACAAAATCAGTAAAGCCCAGATCCGGCCTTTTTATACTGATTGACTAA
- a CDS encoding acetyl-CoA carboxylase carboxyltransferase subunit alpha has product MQFLDFEKPIADLYEQLAKLKENGEKSGVDVSATVGEYEQKIALTRQNIYEHLSPWQRVQLSRHPDRPYTMSYIERMCTNFTELHGDRNVKDDKAMVGGFADLDGETVMFIGQQKGINTKMRQLRNFGMANPEGYRKALRLMKLAERFNKPIVTLIDTPGAYPGLEAEERGQAEAIARNLFEMVKLRVPVICIIIGEGASGGALGIGIGDRVLMLENSWYTVISPENCSTILWRSWNFKEKAAEELKLTSEYMSQFGLVDGIVREPLGGAHVNPDEMANLLKIRIKETLVELRKIDPDARIEQRIDKFSRMGFYEEH; this is encoded by the coding sequence ATGCAATTCCTGGATTTCGAAAAACCTATAGCGGATTTATATGAACAGCTGGCCAAGCTGAAGGAAAACGGTGAAAAGTCCGGTGTAGATGTATCTGCCACTGTAGGGGAGTACGAGCAAAAAATTGCCCTTACCCGTCAGAACATCTACGAGCACCTCTCCCCGTGGCAACGGGTACAGCTGAGCCGTCATCCCGATAGGCCCTATACGATGTCGTATATAGAAAGGATGTGTACCAACTTTACGGAACTGCATGGCGACCGGAATGTAAAAGATGACAAAGCCATGGTAGGCGGTTTCGCTGATCTGGATGGCGAAACGGTCATGTTTATAGGACAGCAGAAAGGTATCAATACCAAAATGCGCCAGCTCAGAAACTTTGGGATGGCCAATCCTGAAGGCTATCGTAAGGCCCTCCGCCTCATGAAACTGGCCGAAAGATTTAATAAGCCTATCGTTACTCTCATAGATACCCCCGGTGCTTATCCCGGCCTGGAAGCGGAAGAAAGAGGGCAGGCAGAAGCCATTGCCCGCAATCTCTTTGAGATGGTGAAGCTGAGAGTGCCCGTTATTTGCATTATAATAGGGGAAGGCGCCTCCGGCGGTGCGTTGGGTATAGGTATCGGCGACAGGGTATTAATGCTTGAAAATAGCTGGTATACGGTCATTTCTCCCGAAAACTGTTCTACCATCCTTTGGCGTAGCTGGAATTTCAAGGAAAAGGCCGCAGAAGAGCTAAAACTCACCTCCGAATATATGAGCCAGTTTGGCCTGGTAGACGGAATTGTACGTGAACCCCTCGGTGGCGCACATGTAAACCCCGATGAAATGGCTAATCTCCTGAAGATCCGCATCAAGGAAACCCTGGTGGAATTAAGGAAAATTGATCCGGATGCACGTATTGAACAACGGATCGATAAGTTCTCCCGTATGGGCTTTTACGAAGAACATTAA
- a CDS encoding carboxypeptidase regulatory-like domain-containing protein, with the protein MKRKYIGTSFFRIVGNKFKGSLKLLPVIASVALATSAAYAAPKSTDHTKSAKGIVVHAATGENPVVANAIAGTVTTGDLKPIEGVTIKIYKATDTKRTTPVQSLKTDSKGLYNIDASKLSGDYIVQASKQKFLTKELEIKIGEGVTTYPDLWLEPAKKPTAVISIDASVKKPVRMSFGFNEYVIAATPYHRFNEAPYVETMKESGANIMRFPGGTIANWYDWKNDDFMTEDIKKIVPEDMVKREAHKTEEDYQETLKKFRDNYLDEYISKGTRSKEVRGKYGYEDFRDMSAQIGADIYYVGNVSFAPGGKNPADHLVDWMQHLKGRGLTVKYLELGNELIGPHGSKNTQAIPNQMYDLDRYMATCQDISKRVKKIFPQVKIGILADGLGNKLGGSEIDLICRKINDNYPRDFYDAIIIHSYLRTTDRNAEGPQFRKDKIFALSKKIVEFSVNHWKTVFPGKEIWMTETGYIAGTPDDEKNFTTNMFTAMLEADYFLRWTDHDDAVTSYIKFYSISTTPYIKSSRFWKDNSIVNTPVGYAYSLVAGAVKNASDRLTTTVKNNGSYTMKTAAWIQNKDGQGKLIPGKGEAKVIDVDVDYITASSFLSKDGNTLYVPFVNKSQAARDIKLAIAGVTLKGATAELQHISGPLFGRNTVKEPAHIVPVTTKVAVNGNIKVPAYAVGVIKISIKK; encoded by the coding sequence ATGAAAAGAAAATATATCGGTACTTCTTTCTTCAGAATAGTTGGAAATAAATTTAAAGGAAGCCTCAAGTTGCTGCCTGTAATTGCATCGGTTGCTTTGGCAACCAGTGCGGCGTATGCGGCCCCGAAATCCACTGATCATACAAAGTCGGCTAAAGGTATCGTGGTGCATGCGGCTACCGGTGAAAATCCGGTAGTTGCAAATGCGATCGCAGGAACGGTAACAACAGGCGATCTGAAACCGATCGAAGGCGTGACCATTAAGATATACAAGGCTACAGATACAAAAAGGACCACACCGGTGCAAAGCCTGAAAACAGACAGTAAGGGTTTGTATAATATTGATGCTTCAAAACTGAGCGGCGATTATATTGTACAGGCGTCGAAACAAAAGTTTTTAACAAAAGAGCTGGAAATAAAAATCGGCGAAGGCGTAACTACTTACCCCGACCTGTGGCTGGAACCAGCGAAGAAACCTACCGCCGTCATCAGCATCGATGCTTCGGTGAAAAAGCCGGTAAGGATGAGCTTCGGATTCAATGAATATGTGATCGCCGCCACACCTTATCACCGTTTTAATGAAGCGCCTTATGTAGAAACGATGAAAGAATCCGGCGCTAATATCATGCGCTTTCCCGGAGGTACCATCGCTAACTGGTATGACTGGAAGAACGATGATTTCATGACGGAGGACATCAAGAAAATAGTGCCCGAAGATATGGTCAAAAGAGAAGCCCATAAAACAGAAGAGGATTATCAGGAGACGCTGAAAAAATTCAGGGATAACTATTTGGACGAGTACATTAGTAAAGGTACCCGCAGTAAAGAAGTGAGAGGTAAATACGGTTACGAAGATTTTCGCGATATGTCTGCTCAGATAGGCGCTGATATCTATTATGTGGGTAACGTGTCGTTTGCGCCAGGCGGTAAAAATCCGGCGGATCATCTGGTAGACTGGATGCAACACCTGAAAGGACGTGGCCTGACCGTGAAATACCTGGAACTCGGTAATGAACTCATCGGTCCCCACGGATCTAAGAACACACAAGCCATTCCAAACCAGATGTATGACCTGGATAGATACATGGCTACCTGTCAGGATATTTCCAAACGGGTGAAGAAGATATTTCCGCAGGTTAAAATCGGCATTCTCGCGGATGGCCTTGGTAATAAATTAGGCGGAAGCGAAATAGACCTGATTTGTAGAAAAATTAATGATAACTATCCCCGAGATTTCTATGATGCCATCATCATACACAGCTATTTAAGAACGACTGACCGTAACGCCGAAGGCCCACAGTTCAGAAAGGATAAAATATTTGCATTGTCAAAAAAAATCGTTGAGTTTTCTGTTAATCACTGGAAAACAGTATTCCCCGGTAAGGAAATCTGGATGACGGAAACCGGATATATCGCAGGTACGCCGGATGATGAGAAAAATTTCACCACGAATATGTTTACGGCAATGCTGGAAGCAGACTACTTTCTAAGATGGACCGATCACGATGATGCCGTTACTTCTTACATTAAATTCTATTCTATATCTACTACCCCCTATATAAAAAGTTCCAGATTCTGGAAAGATAACAGCATTGTAAACACACCGGTAGGTTATGCCTACTCATTGGTTGCAGGCGCCGTGAAAAACGCTTCCGACAGACTTACCACCACGGTTAAAAATAACGGCAGCTACACCATGAAAACAGCCGCGTGGATACAAAACAAAGACGGGCAGGGTAAGCTGATCCCAGGAAAAGGTGAAGCAAAAGTAATTGACGTAGACGTGGATTATATCACCGCCTCCTCGTTCCTTTCCAAAGATGGCAATACCCTCTATGTTCCTTTTGTTAATAAAAGTCAGGCAGCAAGGGATATTAAGCTGGCTATTGCAGGGGTAACGCTAAAAGGTGCAACGGCGGAGTTGCAGCATATCTCCGGTCCGCTGTTTGGCAGGAATACGGTTAAAGAACCTGCTCACATCGTACCTGTTACCACGAAAGTGGCTGTTAACGGTAACATAAAAGTACCTGCATATGCTGTTGGCGTGATTAAAATCAGTATCAAAAAGTAA
- a CDS encoding sulfatase, whose translation MKLVVLGMLMMSCVALSAQQRPNIILFLVDDMGWQDTSVPFWDSITPANRKFHTPNMEKLAKQSMKFTNAYANTVCTPSRVSLMSGMNASRHRVTNWISGKDKSTDQEDLVLNSPAWNLNGLSPVKGINSTVHVTALPQVLKSAGYRTIQCGKGHFGTAGTPGADPLTMGFEVNIGGGALGSPASYLGEENYGNVPGKTNLRAVPGLEKYWGTSTFLTDALTSEATHEMDIALEKKQPFFLYMSHFAIHIPFDKDPRYFDKYRKMGLDNAEAAYAALVEGMDASLGTLMQYVADRHLTENTIIIFMSDNGGLSNPPRSGKANTQNYPLRSGKGSLYEGGIREPMMVQWPGVTAPGTTTRQYVCIDDFFPTILEMAKVKHYKTVQKIDGKSFVPVLKDPLYTDTTRALVWNFPNNRSNNWGYAWVSAVRQGDWKALYFQKTGKIELYNLKNDIGEQQDLSAVHPQKAIQMAKLLTEKLKSYNAQLPVVKQTGKTVKWPDEVNIQQR comes from the coding sequence ATGAAATTGGTTGTTTTAGGGATGTTGATGATGTCATGTGTTGCACTCAGCGCGCAGCAGCGACCCAATATTATTTTGTTTCTGGTAGATGATATGGGGTGGCAGGATACATCAGTTCCGTTTTGGGACAGTATTACACCGGCAAACAGAAAATTCCATACCCCTAATATGGAAAAGTTGGCAAAACAATCGATGAAGTTCACGAATGCATACGCAAATACCGTCTGCACGCCATCACGTGTAAGCCTGATGTCGGGTATGAACGCTTCCCGTCACCGTGTTACCAACTGGATTTCGGGTAAAGATAAATCGACAGACCAGGAAGATCTTGTGCTGAATAGTCCCGCATGGAATCTGAATGGCCTTAGTCCTGTAAAAGGAATAAACAGCACTGTACATGTTACTGCATTACCGCAGGTGCTGAAAAGCGCGGGATACCGCACTATTCAATGCGGTAAAGGACACTTTGGCACTGCCGGTACACCCGGCGCCGATCCTTTGACAATGGGGTTTGAGGTTAATATTGGAGGCGGGGCGCTAGGGAGCCCCGCTTCTTATTTAGGAGAGGAAAACTATGGCAACGTTCCCGGTAAAACCAATCTGCGCGCTGTACCGGGCCTGGAAAAATATTGGGGTACGTCTACCTTTCTTACGGACGCCCTTACTTCAGAAGCTACCCATGAAATGGATATAGCATTGGAGAAAAAACAACCTTTCTTTTTGTATATGTCGCATTTTGCGATCCATATTCCTTTTGATAAGGATCCCCGGTATTTTGATAAGTATAGAAAAATGGGATTGGACAACGCAGAAGCGGCCTATGCGGCATTGGTGGAAGGAATGGACGCCAGTCTGGGAACCTTAATGCAATATGTAGCAGACCGCCATCTTACTGAAAACACCATCATTATTTTCATGTCAGATAATGGCGGATTGAGTAACCCTCCCCGCAGCGGAAAAGCGAATACGCAAAATTATCCGCTGCGTAGCGGAAAAGGTTCTTTGTATGAAGGTGGTATCCGCGAACCCATGATGGTGCAATGGCCAGGTGTAACAGCACCCGGCACCACCACCCGGCAATATGTATGTATAGACGATTTTTTTCCCACCATTCTTGAAATGGCAAAAGTGAAACACTATAAAACGGTGCAGAAAATTGATGGTAAAAGTTTTGTACCGGTATTGAAAGACCCTTTGTATACGGATACAACAAGAGCATTGGTATGGAATTTCCCCAACAACCGGTCTAACAACTGGGGCTACGCCTGGGTGAGCGCTGTTCGCCAGGGAGATTGGAAAGCGCTCTATTTTCAAAAAACGGGCAAAATAGAATTGTACAACTTGAAAAATGATATAGGAGAACAACAGGATTTATCCGCTGTTCATCCGCAGAAAGCTATTCAAATGGCAAAGCTGCTGACCGAAAAACTGAAGTCATATAACGCGCAATTGCCTGTTGTTAAACAAACAGGGAAAACCGTTAAGTGGCCGGATGAAGTGAACATACAGCAGCGCTAA
- a CDS encoding RNA polymerase sigma-70 factor — protein MHLTLTDSTLIPDTLYNEAVLIHLISQGDENAFAKLFEHYRDKIYSIALKLTRSNTLAEEIVEDVFLKIWLKRSSLGEIQNFRAYLFTITRNDVYKILKQISKNYKIALLTDNNPSLAHNDTEDYIMEKEYSSLLQRAIDRLPKQQKQVYQLMKEQGLKREEAADFLHLQPETVKFHLAQAMKNIRSFCTLYLDMMTGIIFFLFSSNI, from the coding sequence ATGCACTTAACATTAACAGATTCCACGTTGATTCCTGATACTTTGTATAACGAAGCAGTGTTGATACATCTTATATCACAAGGTGATGAGAATGCTTTTGCAAAATTATTTGAGCATTACCGGGATAAAATCTACAGCATTGCTTTAAAGCTTACACGTTCCAATACTTTAGCCGAAGAAATAGTGGAAGATGTGTTCTTGAAAATCTGGCTAAAGCGATCATCACTGGGTGAGATACAGAATTTCAGGGCTTATCTTTTCACCATTACACGGAATGATGTTTATAAAATATTAAAACAGATTTCCAAAAATTATAAGATCGCCTTACTTACTGATAATAATCCATCCCTGGCTCACAATGATACGGAAGACTATATAATGGAGAAAGAATATAGCTCATTATTGCAACGGGCTATTGACAGGTTACCCAAACAGCAAAAACAAGTATATCAATTAATGAAGGAACAGGGGTTAAAAAGGGAGGAAGCTGCTGATTTCCTTCATCTCCAACCAGAAACCGTCAAGTTTCATCTTGCACAGGCTATGAAAAATATCCGCTCCTTTTGTACCCTTTATTTAGACATGATGACAGGTATTATATTCTTCCTTTTTAGCTCAAACATTTAG
- a CDS encoding sulfatase: MHKLLFLFFLMPALLADGQGKSGKPTSKNPNIIIVFTDDMGYGDLTCYGSEKNRTPNLDQMGKEGIRFTDFYVASSICTPSRSALMTGCYPRRVDMQANERPIGSVGRQVLFPESKKGLNPNEITIAEVLKRKGYTTACIGKWHLGDQRAFLPTRQGFDYYFGIPYSNDMGRAAIPLPLMRNEEVIEAPVDQNTITKRYTEEAVAFIKKNKNKPFFIYLPHAMPHTPVYASDQFRGKSANGIYGDAVEEIDWSMGEINRALKENGLDDNTLVIFTSDNGADKRYGGSNLPLSGYKGSTAEGGMRVPCLMRWPAVIPAGKVCNQLVTSLEIMPTLAKLVSFQLPKNLVVDGKDMLPLMRNPDTPSPRDVLYYYQLEQLQAIRSGTWKLIVPTDTALANVHQGKFGPGKKLALYDLGKDIKEEMDVSADHPDVVARLMKYAAQARNELGDLNVKGKGTRKPGMVENPVPQLLKSK; this comes from the coding sequence ATGCATAAATTACTTTTTTTGTTTTTTCTGATGCCTGCACTATTGGCGGATGGTCAGGGTAAATCCGGGAAGCCCACTTCCAAAAATCCCAATATCATTATTGTTTTTACAGATGATATGGGTTATGGAGATTTGACTTGCTATGGATCGGAAAAGAATAGAACTCCTAACCTTGATCAAATGGGTAAAGAGGGAATCCGGTTTACCGATTTTTATGTAGCCAGCAGTATATGTACGCCATCTCGCTCCGCTTTAATGACAGGTTGTTATCCGCGGCGGGTAGACATGCAGGCGAATGAGCGTCCGATTGGAAGCGTAGGGAGGCAGGTGCTTTTTCCTGAAAGCAAAAAAGGACTCAATCCGAATGAAATCACCATCGCTGAGGTGCTGAAGCGCAAAGGGTATACCACCGCTTGTATTGGTAAATGGCACCTGGGTGATCAGCGTGCTTTCCTGCCTACCAGGCAAGGGTTCGATTATTACTTTGGCATACCCTACAGCAATGATATGGGCCGCGCAGCCATCCCATTACCGCTCATGAGGAACGAAGAAGTGATTGAAGCACCGGTTGACCAGAATACCATCACCAAACGTTATACCGAAGAAGCGGTCGCGTTTATCAAAAAGAATAAGAATAAACCATTCTTTATTTATTTGCCTCATGCGATGCCGCATACGCCGGTATATGCCAGCGACCAGTTCAGAGGAAAATCTGCCAACGGTATTTATGGAGATGCTGTTGAAGAAATTGATTGGTCGATGGGTGAGATAAACCGGGCATTGAAAGAAAATGGATTGGATGATAACACCCTGGTTATTTTCACTTCGGATAATGGCGCCGACAAACGTTATGGAGGCAGTAATCTTCCGTTGTCCGGATATAAGGGCAGTACCGCCGAAGGTGGGATGCGGGTTCCTTGCCTGATGCGCTGGCCAGCCGTAATTCCAGCCGGTAAGGTTTGTAATCAACTGGTCACCAGTTTAGAGATTATGCCAACATTAGCTAAGCTGGTATCTTTCCAGTTGCCCAAAAACCTAGTGGTAGACGGGAAGGATATGCTCCCTTTAATGAGGAATCCGGATACCCCGTCACCCCGCGACGTTTTGTATTATTATCAGCTGGAACAATTGCAGGCCATCCGTTCCGGAACCTGGAAGCTGATTGTTCCTACGGATACGGCGTTAGCGAATGTACACCAGGGCAAATTTGGTCCCGGTAAAAAACTGGCGCTTTATGATCTCGGAAAAGACATAAAAGAGGAAATGGATGTATCTGCAGATCACCCTGACGTGGTTGCCCGGCTGATGAAATACGCCGCACAGGCCCGAAATGAATTAGGTGATCTGAATGTTAAAGGGAAAGGCACCCGTAAGCCTGGAATGGTGGAGAATCCCGTTCCGCAATTATTAAAGTCGAAATAA